A DNA window from Castanea sativa cultivar Marrone di Chiusa Pesio chromosome 7, ASM4071231v1 contains the following coding sequences:
- the LOC142642300 gene encoding BEL1-like homeodomain protein 6: MATFYTSSNNQRDSAPMLYLREHLPSSYAEAPVIPGNMMMYMNSGPYSDALAGNSQQQNNCMEIPSLGASNSTPQQQEILSNLGGSRVAEHDFNAWREARNEMLVTHPMGGATSILHSGQNLQGQGLSLSLSTQMPSGIQMSSIPYRNPNPGFASFLSPNSSISGDSGDRNGSSRDEQLRNAEYLPPGFPGGNQDLNKGDSSLYGMPSIVRNVPNSKYLKVAQQLLDEVVNVRKALKEADMKNESTHEKNSKEGDGGSKNENALPPSGVSSNPQESAGNSPCELSNAEKQDLQNKLTKLLSMSDEVDRRYKQYYHQMQIVVSSFDVIAGCGAAKPYTALALQTISRHFRCLRDAITGQIRATRKSLGEQDTSGSSRGVGITRLRYVDQHLRQQRALQQLGMMQQHAWRPQRGLPESSVSILRAWLFEHFLHPYPKDSDKIMLARQTGLTRSQVSNWFINARVRLWKPMVEEMYKEETGDMELDSNSSSENAVKATKGDNRTSEERGEDLQQSASSTATEKCSTGQLTDSKPNHVPDVEMAGSSVINFHNGSRGEAENEYGLVKRREEQRPNVDDCSLFPDAMMQSDAASERFMAAAAAYHMSELGRFGSGSGVSLTLGLQHCEDGSLPMSSGNHHSFMSMRGDEIYSAAASSVGPETADYECMNPGNQQHRFSSSHLLHDFVV, translated from the exons ATGGCGACTTTTTACACTAGTTCGAATAATCAAAGAGATTCTGCGCCAATGCTTTATTTAAGGGAACATTTGCCTAGTTCATATGCAGAAGCTCCAGTTATTCCTGGTAATATGATGATGTATATGAACTCTGGGCCATATTCGGATGCTTTGGCCGGGAATTCTCAGCAGCAAAACAATTGCATGGAAATTCCATCATTGGGTGCTTCAAATTCCACCCCGCAGCAGCAAGAAATCTTGTCAAATCTTGGTGGGTCGCGCGTTGCGGAACATGATTTCAATGCATGGAGGGAGGCTAGAAATGAGATGCTAGTTACACACCCAATGGGAGGTGCTACTAGCATTCTTCATAGTGGACAAAACTTGCAGGGTCAGGGATTATCCCTCAGCCTTAGTACACAAATGCCATCAGGAATTCAAATGTCATCTATCCCATACCGGAATCCTAATCCAGGATTTGCTTCATTCTTGAGTCCTAATTCGTCAATTTCAGGTGATAGTGGTGACAGGAATGGCTCTTCTAGAGATGAGCAATTGAGAAATGCTGAATACTTGCCACCTGGTTTCCCTGGAGGCAATCAAGATCTAAATAAAGGGGATTCATCTCTGTATGGGATGCCGAGCATAGTGAGAAACGTTCCCAATTCCAAATATCTCAAGGTAGCACAACAACTGCTTGATGAAGTAGTTAATGTCCGCAAAGCTCTAAAGGAGGCTgatatgaaaaatgaaagcaCACATGAAAAGAATTCCAAGGAGGGTGATGGGggatcaaaaaatgaaaatgcgTTGCCACCAAGTGGAGTGTCTTCAAACCCTCAAGAATCAGCTGGGAACTCTCCGTGTGAGCTTTCTAATGCTGAAAAACAAGATTTGCAGAacaaattgacaaaattattgTCCATGTCGGATGAG GTTGATAGAAGGTACAAGCAGTATTATCATCAGATGCAGATTGTGGTGTCATCATTTGATGTGATTGCAGGATGTGGGGCAGCTAAACCATACACAGCACTTGCTCTCCAGACTATCTCCCGCCACTTTAGGTGCTTGCGTGATGCAATCACTGGCCAAATTCGAGCAACTCGTAAAAGCCTTGGGGAGCAAGATACTTCTGGAAGCAGTAGAGGAGTTGGAATAACTCGCCTCCGATATGTGGACCAGCACCTCAGGCAACAAAGGGCTCTTCAGCAGCTTGGTATGATGCAGCAACATGCATGGAGGCCTCAAAGGGGACTGCCTGAAAGCTCCGTTTCAATTCTTCGTGCTTGGCTGTTTGAGCATTTCCTTCATCC ATATCCAAAGGATTCTGATAAGATCATGCTAGCAAGGCAGACAGGCTTGACTAGAAGTCAG GTCTCGAACTGGTTTATAAATGCACGTGTGCGTCTCTGGAAACCCATGGTAGAGGAGATGTACAAAGAAGAGACTGGAGATATGGAGCTGGACTCTAATTCTTCATCAGAAAATGCAGTCAAGGCAACAAAAGGTGATAACAGGACTTCTGAGGAAAGAGGGGAAGATTTGCAACAAAGTGCAAGTTCAACAGCCACTGAGAAATGTAGCACTGGTCAACTCACGGACTCCAAGCCCAATCATGTTCCTGATGTAGAAATGGCAGGGTCCAGTGTAATCAATTTCCATAATGGGAGTCGTGGAGAAGCCGAAAATGAATATGGGTTAGTGAAGCGAAGGGAGGAGCAAAGGCCTAACGTGGATGACTGTAGTCTCTTCCCTGATGCAATGATGCAGTCTGATGCAGCCAGTGAAAGGTTCATGGCAGCAGCTGCTGCATATCACATGTCCGAGTTGGGGAGGTTCGGGAGTGGAAGTGGAGTGTCTCTCACATTGGGGTTGCAGCACTGTGAGGATGGCAGCCTCCCCATGTCTAGTGGGAACCATCACAGTTTCATGTCGATGAGAGGGGATGAAATTTACAGTGCTGCAGCATCATCTGTAGGGCCCGAAACCGCAGATTATGAATGCATGAATCCTGGTAACCAGCAACACAGGTTTAGTTCTTCCCATTTATTACATGATTTTGTAGTGTGA